Proteins from a single region of Anaerolineales bacterium:
- a CDS encoding DUF2007 domain-containing protein has protein sequence MDRNDIVVGTTSGMLEAEILRSLLKSRGIEARLSHEALTTIYGFGVGPLAEVEIIVPADQAEEARQILEDYYANRIDEDDSEDTE, from the coding sequence ATGGATCGAAATGACATCGTCGTTGGGACGACTTCTGGCATGCTGGAAGCCGAAATACTGCGCAGCCTGCTTAAGTCCCGAGGAATCGAGGCTCGACTTTCCCATGAAGCACTCACCACCATTTATGGTTTCGGCGTTGGTCCGCTGGCAGAAGTAGAGATCATCGTCCCTGCTGATCAAGCCGAAGAAGCACGCCAGATCCTCGAAGACTACTATGCAAATCGCATCGACGAGGACGACTCAGAAGATACCGAATAG